One window from the genome of Yarrowia lipolytica chromosome 1B, complete sequence encodes:
- a CDS encoding uncharacterized protein (Compare to YALI0B00110g, some similarities with uniprot|P40072 Saccharomyces cerevisiae YER116c subunit of the HEX3P-SLX8P complex required for cell growth in the absence of SGS1 or TOP3, similar to Saccharomyces cerevisiae SLX8 (YER116C); ancestral locus Anc_7.416), with protein sequence MVMHARCICTLKLPSAYLFLRIEPHDVATIYTRSPPLGEHKKHMPESPKYISDDSPTDTYPPQAPPEVIDLDEYDTQSESEHGSDAESDDLILTTKPAVQYNKLRELKCPICLDPPKVLCVTPCGHIYCGDCIYTALSSGVRATQLKGECSICRKKVAYNSIVYLEARLGKEKEDSEESDNDDGDDDGDDEEESAEVGSPVEDRRAVKVERRRLQTLTR encoded by the coding sequence ATGGTCATGCATGCCAGATGCATATGTACACTAAAACTGCCATCGGCATATCTTTTTCTACGGATCGAACCTCACGACGTTGCCACCATCTACACACGCTCACCACCGCTTGGAGAGCACAAAAAGCATATGCCTGAGTCGCCGAAATACATCTCAGATGATTCTCCAACCGACACATACCCCCCACAAGCGCCACCAGAGGTGATTGACCTGGACGAATACGACACGCAAAGCGAGTCGGAACATGGATCCGATGCGGAGTCGGATGATCTGATCCTTACGACGAAACCGGCTGTCCAGTACAACAAGCTGCGGGAGCTCAAGTGTCCCATCTGTCTCGATCCGCCCAAAGTCCTTTGTGTGACTCCCTGTGGACACATTTATTGTGGGGACTGTATCTACACGGCTCTATCGTCCGGAGTTCGAGCGACGCAATTGAAGGGAGAGTGCAGCATTTGCAGAAAGAAGGTCGCTTACAACTCCATTGTTTACTTGGAAGCCAGACTGgggaaggagaaggaagactCAGAGGAGAGCGACAACGATGACGGAGACGATGACGGagacgatgaggaggagtcaGCTGAAGTTGGATCTCCCGTGGAAGATAGAAGAGCCGTCAAGGTCGAAAGGCGACGGTTACAAACACTAACAAGATGA
- a CDS encoding uncharacterized protein (Compare to YALI0B00132g, weakly similar to uniprot|P22929 Saccharomycopsis fibuligera Acid protease precursor (EC 3.4.23.-)), translating into MINSFVKLAALMALANAAPASNSGSTPGTLKLDFTKRVENVASSNSPDPNSPFNPGKAGSTPQATLKNHLIYYDTEITLGTPPQKFTVDLDTGSSDLWVAADGSKGSYDSKKSSTYQDYKPGFSIYYGDGSHAAGDWVKDTIGFGGATVPQFIFAAASNVSSQEQIFGIGYKGNEASTFEGEQVGQTFQYDNFPIRLAQDGIINTPAYSLYLDGLDASTGSVLFGGIDTGKFSGELAILKTLTDEGASSPREFFVTLDSVDVSVGGKNTNALDKTRHVLLDSGTTLTYVPTETYQTLINALGLLDDDNYGPGTTKEHIDQLKADKAVVSYKFQGKKIEVPVDQLFILATDRWDNQVYVNQNGKVEEYYTFLVGDGSDGDRYDPPSEIGYIFGDSFLRSAYVVYDIGQDVIGLAQADYSKTGGSIEPIKKGADGIPSATSATGATWSINHPITTSPTSGPQASAFTKVSAVVAHPTA; encoded by the coding sequence atgatCAACTCTTTTGTCAAACTGGCAGCTCTTATGGCTCTTGCCAACGCCGCTCCCGCCTCCAACTCGGGCTCCACTCCCGGAACTCTCAAGCTGGACTTCACCAAGCGAGTTGAGAACGTTGCTTCTTCCAACAGCCCTGATCCCAACTCCCCTTTCAACCCCGGTAAGGCTGGATCCACTCCCCAGGCCACCCTCAAGAACCATCTCATCTACTACGATACTGAGATCACTCTTGGAACTCCCCCTCAGAAGTTTACTGTAGATCTCGATACCGGTTCTTCGGACCTGTGGGTCGCCGCTGACGGCTCCAAGGGCTCCTACGACTCCAAGAAGTCCTCCACCTACCAGGACTACAAGCCCGGCTTCTCCATCTACTACGGAGACGGCTCCCATGCCGCTGGAGACTGGGTCAAGGACACCATTGGCTTTGGAGGAGCCACCGTTCCCCAATTTATCTTTGCCGCTGCCTCCAACGTTTCTTCCCAGGAGCAGATTTTCGGTATCGGATACAAAGGCAACGAGGCTTCCACCTTCGAGGGCGAGCAGGTTGGCCAGACCTTCCAGTATGACAACTTCCCCATTCGTCTGGCTCAGGATGGTATCATCAACACCCCTGCCTACTCTCTGTACCTCGATGGTCTTGATGCCTCCACTGGCTCTGTTCTCTTCGGCGGTATTGACACTGGCAAGTTCTCTGGAGAACTGGCTATCCTCAAGACCCTGACCGATGAGGGGGCCTCCAGTCCCCGAGAGTTCTTTGTCACTCTTGACAGTGTCGATGTTTCTGTCGGTGGCAAGAACACCAATGCCCTCGACAAGACCCGCCACGTGCTGCTGGACTCCGGAACCACCCTCACCTATGTTCCTACCGAGACTTACCAGACTCTCATCAACGCTCTGGGTCTTCTTGACGATGACAACTATGGTCCCGGAACCACTAAGGAGCACattgaccagctcaaggccgACAAGGCTGTCGTCTCCTACAAGTTCCAGGGCAAGAAGATCGAGGTGCCTGTGGACCAGCTATTCATTCTCGCCACCGATAGATGGGACAACCAGGTGTACGTGAACCAGAACGGCAAGGTCGAGGAGTACTACACCTTCCTGGTCGGTGACGGATCTGACGGAGACCGGTACGACCCTCCTAGTGAGATTGGCTACATTTTCGGCGACTCCTTCCTGCGATCGGCCTATGTGGTGTACGACATTGGCCAGGATGTGATTGGTCTTGCTCAGGCCGACTACTCCAAGACTGGCGGCTCCATCGAGcccatcaagaagggcgCTGATGGTATCCCCTCTGCTACCTCTGCCACCGGCGCCACCTGGTCCATCAACCAccccatcaccacctcccCCACCTCTGGACCCCAGGCCAGCGCCTTCACCAAGGTCAGCGCTGTCGTTGCCCACCCTACTGCTTAG
- a CDS encoding uncharacterized protein (Compare to YALI0B00154g, no similarity), whose translation MHSSDEDEVPCVDFDDDGDYFSGQPQSPTTPKSPPKTLKTRRRKRDRSVSSSKGPTPGPPTPEKTQTSSTSVPPIFQLLGSITGRASDLYNSWTRPAPAAQSQPPRRGSAATNSSYVTAFNSNNSPLMRDIMMSPELQPLPSLLSVPVNAPPTPPGEDYLKPKAQTQTQAQPHTTQKASPTPATKRLSLPNVTNIRQQALQQATHYSNTFLSSPLLLAGAAVVVGLAITVGRPLLEIYIHKGIHYFFNFIFYATVTAAVVTCAAIAWMLISGKLKKTNVDIDPTQTKTSTGSSHETNPTTTPFTDTTPTADLSRRSSKRRSRRASAATTSASAPPPPMMYPPYGYPPQQQWDEYNHPGHPPMNMYMPPSPMYQPQLFHPVPMRPFEPPQSTPAAPPVTPQTSAFSLPPTPGHARTESGNVAPIPEILQQPKKKPVYRVVQRKIERDPVREARPPLRTRELPPVPREPPQVPKHQGLPAVFTRFEDENSMVNYASPISEVDLKVGDHSFKPYGSPPRRYHGMNV comes from the coding sequence ATGCACTCCTCggacgaagacgaggtGCCCTGTGTGGACTTCGACGACGACGGAGATTATTTTTCAGGGCAACCTCAGTCTCCCACAACACCCAAATCTCCCCCCAAAACTCTAAAGACCCGGCGACGAAAACGAGACCGGTCTGTATCGTCATCCAAAGGGCCGACACCGGGGCCACCAACGCCTGAAAAGACTCAGACCAGCAGTACATCCGTCCCCCCGATTTTCCAGCTTCTGGGCTCCATCACCGGCCGAGCTTCAGACCTCTACAACTCATGGACACGACCTGCACCTGCAGCACAGAGCCAGCCACCCAGGAGGGGTAGTGCTGCCACCAACTCAAGTTACGTGACAGCtttcaacagcaacaactcGCCCCTAATGAGAGATATTATGATGTCGCCAGAACTACAGCCATTGCCATCGCTGCTCAGCGTGCCGGTCAATGCTCCTCCTACTCCCCCTGGAGAAGACTACTTGAAACCAAAGGCTCAAACTCAGACACAGgcacaaccacacacaacacaaaaGGCTTCTCCTACGCCAGCAACAAAACGCCTCTCGCTTCCCAATGTGACAAACATTCGACAGCAAGCCTTGCAACAAGCGACACACTACTCCAACACATTCCTGTCGTCGCCTCTGCTGCTTGCgggtgctgctgttgttgtgggTCTCGCCATCACCGTTGGTAGACCGCTGCTGGAGATTTACATCCACAAGGGCATCCACTACTTCTTCAACTTCATCTTCTACGCCACAGTAACCGCCGCCGTGGTCACCTGTGCTGCTATTGCATGGATGCTCATCAGTGGTAAGCTGAAAAAGACCAACGTTGATATTGATCCAACCCAAACCAAAACATCGACAGGGTCTTCACATGAAACAAACCCCACAACTACGCCTTTTACAGACACAACCCCCACGGCTGACCTCTCCCGTCGCTCGTCAAAACGACGCTCACGACGAGCCTCTGccgccaccacctctgCATCTgcccctccccctcctaTGATGTACCCTCCCTACGGCTACCCACCACAACAGCAATGGGACGAGTACAACCATCCCGGGCATCCTCCCATGAACATGTACATGCCTCCCAGTCCCATGTACCAACCGCAGCTGTTTCACCCGGTGCCTATGCGGCCGTTTGAGCCTCCGCAGTCCACCCCTGCAGCTCCACCCGTGACGCCCCAAACCTCTGCATTTTCGCTGCCCCCCACACCGGGTCACGCCCGCACTGAGTCAGGCAACGTGGCTCCTATTCCCGAGATTCTGCAGCAgcccaaaaagaaaccTGTCTACCGGGTCGTGCAGCGCAAAATTGAGCGGGATCCGGTGCGAGAGGCGAGACCGCCTCTACGAACACGGGAGCTTCCTCCTGTGCCCCGAGAGCCACCCCAGGTTCCGAAGCATCAGGGTCTGCCTGCGGTGTTCACGCGGTTTGAGGATGAGAACTCCATGGTCAACTACGCCTCTCCTATTTCGGAGGTGGATTTGAAGGTCGGAGACCATTCTTTTAAGCCGTATGGCTCGCCTCCCAGGAGGTATCATGGCATGAACGTTTGA
- a CDS encoding uncharacterized protein (Compare to YALI0B00198g, similar to uniprot|Q02932 Saccharomyces cerevisiae YPL125w KAP120 nuclear transport factor member of karyopherin-beta family, similar to Saccharomyces cerevisiae KAP120 (YPL125W); ancestral locus Anc_8.624) has product MLNFYALHFAGYTNTLLTPVLTTQAVMDLTPENLLQALEAAGDQSVGGPRDSGQQQLKLWEQVPGFFSLLQDAYLDQSLPIQVRWIAVIYFKNESERHWRKSAPYAVSEQEKTAIRSKVFGCIDESNRQLMIHNAYAIARLARMDVPGDWPDLMDQLLQLLRQGVESQNYTKQHNVLTVLNQVIKAFSISRFGRVRQALLESSPAILTLVTDLYANYSEAWMGDVENNTAKMEITHLCLKLARRLIAEGHDRANRSEDCRRFFQITVVQLPEFLTMYSDRFSGNALLEKHVRGVGKLYHTMRERQSVSFVLMPDSLKVAELYLQLIESKKELFHQDDDAAEEAAEDWTKVVVQGMLLIKHLIGVLYRNGASNLLTYKTDEDKEETKVAVDMLRQFFSEALVQHLTELLVTWYLRLRPADLVEWHDNPEEWANEDLNNAWEYQLRACSEKLYGDLAINFREIVVPMVLKNLEQSTSSSDVLAKDAALAAFATGSAAISKEDSADFDQIFPQVIIPQGLANGSSEYRVLRRRVAIVLGEWITIQCSPENRIKAYELMVHLLNPQDPLNDVVVRITAAAALRFTVDDWDFEIDGFLPFVGDIFVRLFALLKEVKQIDSKVVLLRTVAVVADRIGARVSPYADTVLEMLPALWEEAGEQQYLRVTIVQVLTSLVQSLGRDSTKTYNIGMPVMNVSLDRESPFHAFLYDDSLLLWEALVKNAPEPNDTIFQLFPAVTDALDRSTENLYFILKILEGYALLSPDYTVQKHGHTLLSIFGKYMDILSFDVVQQVAQCVEYMTFCSNPTQLIQLAVQTGFFKAMINYIIDKDQNSSPTAISDLLQVLARMIIAAPNFLMEAVAEPEVRSAVITAWLAKFQSMCKPHERKLATLGLTALLSSGDPVVKQHMKDIVGCWVELTDEVAENEQGDCNVYYSVSEWVDPDEPVSPHTQRQQDIKKKDPIHTYPTKAYIQSSCQKAKENVGDSFQEWFAECGAVNLGSFGL; this is encoded by the coding sequence ATGCTTAATTTTTACGCACTTCACTTTGCAGGTTACACCAACACCCTACTTACACCAGTACTCACCACACAGGCGGTCATGGATTTGACACCAGAAAACTTATTGCAGGCGCTGGAAGCTGCCGGAGATCAGAGTGTGGGGGGGCCACGAGATTCGGGGCAGCAACAGCTCAAGCTGTGGGAGCAGGTTCCGGGGTTCTTCTCTCTGCTCCAAGACGCCTATCTCGATCAATCTCTGCCTATTCAGGTGCGATGGATCGCAGTGATTTACTTCAAAAACGAGAGCGAGCGCCACTGGCGCAAGTCGGCGCCGTACGCAGTGTCCGAGCAGGAAAAAACCGCCATTCGATCCAAGGTGTTTGGGTGCATTGATGAGTCGAATCGCCAACTGATGATCCACAATGCATATGCCATTGCGCGGCTGGCGCGAATGGACGTGCCTGGCGACTGGCCTGATCTCAtggaccagctgctgcaacTGCTGCGCCAGGGCGTGGAGTCGCAAAACTACACAAAACAACACAATGTGCTGACGGTGCTCAACCAGGTGATCAAggccttctccatctcgcGGTTCGGCCGTGTGCGCCAGGCACTGCTGGAGTCATCGCCGGCCATCCTGACACTTGTCACGGACCTCTACGCCAACTACTCCGAGGCCTGGATGGGCGACGTGGAAAACAACACCGCCAAGATGGAAATCACGCATCTGTGTCTCAAGCTGGCACGGCGGCTCATTGCCGAGGGACACGACCGGGCCAACCGGTCCGAGGACTGCCGACGATTCTTCCAGATCACCGTTGTGCAGCTTCCCGAGTTTCTCACAATGTACTCGGACCGTTTCTCCGGCAACGCGCTACTGGAGAAACACGTGCGGGGAGTCGGCAAGCTCTACCACACCATGCGGGAGCGGCAGTCAGTGTCGTTTGTGCTCATGCCCGACTCGCTCAAGGTCGCAGAGCTGTACCTGCAGCTGATTGAgagcaagaaggagctgttCCACCAGGACGACGACGCCGCTGAAGAAGCCGCTGAGGACTGGACCAAGGTTGTGGTCCAGGGAATGCTGCTCATCAAGCATCTCATTGGCGTGCTCTACCGAAACGGCGCTTCCAACTTGCTCACATACAAGACCgacgaggacaaggaggagaccaaggtGGCCGTGGACATGCTACGGCAGTTTTTCTCCGAGGCGCTGGTTCAGCACCTTACCGAGCTTCTAGTCACGTGGTACTTGCGTCTTCGACCCGCTGATCTGGTCGAGTGGCACGATAACCCCGAAGAGTGGGCCAATGAGGATCTCAACAATGCATGGGAGTACCAGTTGAGAGCGTGCAGCGAAAAGCTGTATGGCGATTTGGCAATCAACTTCCGGGAGATTGTCGTTCCCATGGTTCTGAAGAACCTGGAGCAGAGTACTTCTTCCTCCGATGTGTtggccaaggacgctgCTCTTGCGGCGTTCGCGACCGGCTCGGCTGCTATCTCTAAAGAGGACTCTGCCGACTTTGACCAGATTTTCCCCCAGGTTATCATCCCTCAGGGCCTGGCCAACGGTTCTTCCGAGTACCGTGTGCTTCGAAGACGTGTGGCGATTGTTCTGGGCGAATGGATCACGATTCAGTGCTCTCCCGAGAACAGAATCAAGGCCTACGAGCTCATGGTACATCTTTTGAACCCGCAGGATCCTTTGAACGACGTTGTGGTTCGTATTACAGCTGCTGCCGCTCTCCGGTTCACTGTGGACGATTGGGATTTCGAAATTGATGGCTTCTTGCCGTTTGTGGGCGACATCTTTGTCCGTCTTTTtgctctgctcaaggaggtgaagcAGATTGACTCCAAGGTTGTACTGCTTCGAACCGTTGCTGTTGTGGCAGATAGAATCGGTGCTCGAGTTTCCCCGTACGCTGATACGGTGCTTGAGATGCTGCCCGCATTATGGGAGGAAGCTGGAGAGCAGCAGTACCTGCGAGTCACCATTGTCCAAGTGCTGACTTCTCTGGTCCAATCGCTTGGACGAGACTCCACGAAGACTTACAACATTGGCATGCCTGTTATGAACGTGTCTCTGGACCGAGAGTCTCCCTTCCACGCTTTTTTGTACGACGATTCGTTACTGTTGTGGGAGGCTCTTGTCAAGAATGCTCCTGAGCCCAACGACaccatcttccagctcttccCTGCTGTCACTGACGCTCTGGACCGGTCCACGGAGAACCTGTACTTCATTCTAAAGATTCTAGAAGGATATGCTCTTCTGTCTCCCGATTACACGGTTCAGAAGCACGGCCACACCCTGCTGAGCATCTTTGGCAAGTACATGGACATTTTGTCGTTTGATGTGGTGCAGCAGGTAGCGCAGTGTGTGGAGTACATGACCTTCTGTTCGAACCCCACGCAGCTCATCCAGCTGGCTGTTCAGACGGGCTTTTTCAAGGCCATGATCAACTATATTATCGATAAGGACCAGAACTCGTCTCCCACAGCCATTTCTGACTTGCTACAGGTCCTGGCTCGTATGATTATTGCTGCTCCCAACTTCCTCATggaggctgttgctgagcCGGAGGTTCGATCTGCAGTCATTACAGCCTGGCTGGCCAAGTTCCAGAGCATGTGCAAGCCCCACGAGCGCAAGCTGGCGACTCTGGGTCTCACAGCGCTCCTTTCGTCTGGAGACCCTGTTGTCAAGCAGCATATGAAGGATATTGTGGGCTGCTGGGTCGAGCTGACCGATGAGGTGGCGGAAAATGAGCAGGGAGACTGTAATGTCTACTACAGTGTTTCCGAGTGGGTTGATCCCGATGAGCCCGTGTCCCCTCACACTCAGCGTCAGCAGGatatcaagaagaaggacccCATTCACACCTATCCCACCAAGGCGTACATTCAGTCGTCCTGccagaaggccaaggagaatGTGGGGGATTCTTTCCAGGAGTGGTTCGCCGAGTGCGGAGCTGTCAATCTCGGCTCCTTTGGACTGTAG
- a CDS encoding uncharacterized protein (Compare to YALI0B00220g, similar to uniprot|P39683 Saccharomyces cerevisiae YOR209C Probable nicotinate phosphoribosyltransferase (EC 2.4.2.11), similar to Saccharomyces cerevisiae NPT1 (YOR209C); ancestral locus Anc_8.625) — protein sequence MSTITSLLDTDLYKLTMQAAVLQHFPAAQATFLFKNRTPSKQLNDDAIEWLKSEIAALGELRFTEDEIVFLQKHVGFLPAEYFEYLKTCQLDPAAQVKVTVNTEGHLEIEVNGPWKDTILYEIPLLALVSEAYFKFVDKDWSYDGQSELAATKAQELIAQGCAFSEFGTRRRRSLKTHDIVIAGILEGLKSAQGNGIFTGTSNVYLAKKYNLKPIGTVAHEWMMGVAAATGDYSTANLRAMELWIQTVGDANAGVALTDTFGTESFLLDFNKPLTDIYNGVRQDSGDPLEYTKLLGDHYKQLGYEPMSKVIVYSDSLDVEKCGKYKAAAAENGLKAAFGVGTFFTNDFKRLSDGQKSTPLNIVIKIQQLNGQSCIKLSDNLSKNMGDPETVERVKRELGYVEKGDVIDESKRWN from the coding sequence ATGTCCACAATCACCTCGCTTCTCGACACCGATCTGTACAAGCTGACGATGCAGGCAGCTGTTTTGCAGCACTTTCCCGCGGCACAGGCGACTTTTCTGTTCAAGAATCGAACACCATCCAAACAGCTCAACGACGACGCGATTGAGTGGCTCAAGAGCGAGATTGCGGCGCTGGGCGAGCTTCGATTTActgaggacgagattgtgTTTCTCCAGAAGCATGTCGGCTTCCTGCCAGCCGAGTACTTTGAGTATCTCAAGACGTGCCAACTCGATCCGGCAGCCCAGGTCAAGGTGACCGTCAACACAGAAGGACACCTGGAAATCGAGGTCAATGGCCCCTGGAAAGACACAATTTTGTACGAGATTCCGCTGCTGGCGCTGGTTTCGGAAGCGTACTTCAAGTTTGTCGACAAGGACTGGAGCTACGACGGACAGAGTGAACTGGCGGCCACCAAGGCCCAGGAGCTCATTGCCCAGGGCTGTGCGTTTTCCGAGTTTGGCACCCGACGCCGACGTTCCCTCAAGACCCACGATATCGTCATTGCCGGTATTCTGGAGGGTCTCAAATCCGCCCAAGGCAACGGTATCTTCACAGGAACCTCCAACGTCTacctggccaagaagtACAATCTCAAGCCGATTGGAACGGTGGCACACGAATGGATGATGGGCGTGGCTGCAGCTACGGGCGACTACTCTACAGCCAACCTGCGGGCCATGGAGTTGTGGATCCAGACGGTTGGAGACGCCAACGCAGGGGTGGCTCTCACAGACACGTTTGGAACGGAATCATTTCTCCTGGACTTCAACAAGCCGCTCACAGACATTTACAACGGCGTGCGGCAGGACTCTGGCGATCCCCTGGAGTACACGAAGCTATTGGGCGACCACTACAAGCAGTTGGGATATGAGCCCATGTCCAAGGTGATTGTGTACTCGGATTCGTTGGACGTGGAAAAGTGTGGCAAATACAaggctgccgctgccgAGAACGGGCTCAAGGCTGCCTTTGGAGTGGGCACTTTCTTCACCAACGATTTCAAGCGGCTCAGCGATGGACAGAAGAGCACTCCTCTGAACATTGTCATCAAGATCCAACAGCTCAACGGGCAGTCGTGTATCAAGCTATCCGACAATCTGTCCAAGAACATGGGTGATCCCGAGACCGTTGAGAGGGTTAAGCGGGAGCTTGGGTATGTTGAGAAGGGGGATGTGATTGACGAGTCCAAGCGGTGGAATTga
- a CDS encoding uncharacterized protein (Compare to YALI0B00264g, similar to Saccharomyces cerevisiae NFU1 (YKL040C); ancestral locus Anc_2.553, similar to uniprot|P32860 Saccharomyces cerevisiae YKL040c NFU1 iron homeostasis), translating to MLRNAVRLMNRAQRPAVRLALTRQFTQPALRPQIAAGKLPSLHRTMFIQTASTPNEDALKFLPSVQILPEGHTVEFTSGREAHSSPLAKKLFGVDGVRSVMFGSDFITVEKAQDTHWNTLKPEVFSILTEHITAGAPIVMEGTTAAEDTAPCDDDSEVVSMIKELIETRIRPAIQEDGGDIAFRGFDEDTGVVHLKLLGACRSCDSSAVTLKNGIESMLMHYVEEVTGVEQFLDPEEKVSLEEFEKLEKRLAEEKGEEVPPSL from the coding sequence aTGCTCCGAAACGCCGTGCGACTCATGAACCGGGCCCAGCGACCCGCCGTTCGACTCGCTCTCACGCGACAATTCACACAGCCGGCTCTGCGGCCCCAGATCGCCGCCGGCAAGCTCCCCAGCCTCCACAGAACCATGTTCATCCAGACGGCCTCCACCCCCAACGAGGACGCCCTCAAGTTCCTGCCCTCGGTCCAGATTCTCCCCGAGGGCCACACCGTCGAGTTTACCAGCGGCCGAGAGGCCCACTCGTCCCcactggccaagaagctgtttgGTGTAGACGGCGTCCGATCGGTCATGTTCGGATCCGACTTCATCACCGTCGAAAAGGCCCAGGACACCCACTGGAACACCCTCAAGCCCGAGGTCTTCTCCATTCTCACCGAACACATCACTGCCGGCGCCCCCATTGTCATGGAGGGCACCACCGCCGCCGAGGATACGGCTCCCTGTGACGACGACTCCGAGGTTGTGTCTAtgatcaaggagctcatcGAAACCCGAATCCGACCGGCCATCCAGGAAGATGGTGGCGACATTGCATTCCGAGGCTTTGACGAGGACACCGGCGTCGTGCacctcaagctgctgggcgCCTGCCGATCTTGTGACTCTTCAGCCGTCACCCTCAAGAACGGTATCGAGAGCATGCTCATGCACTACGTCGAGGAGGTGACTGGTGTCGAGCAGTTCCTCGATCCCGAGGAGAAGGTTTCTCtcgaggagtttgagaagctcgagaagcGACTGgctgaggagaagggcGAGGAGGTGCCTCCCTCCCTCTAA